In a single window of the Brienomyrus brachyistius isolate T26 unplaced genomic scaffold, BBRACH_0.4 scaffold95, whole genome shotgun sequence genome:
- the LOC125727378 gene encoding C-C chemokine receptor type 4-like: MSHTRVPRTAFRGVKSLTYRLNRSLSRVYICPLAALCRSMTNSSQMDLEDLFEFFNHSGYGEEYDIKNDFVLLCEKKDVNRFGAKLLPAFYYTIFMLSLLGNGLVLYIIHKYEKLKTVTNIFLLNLVISDLVFSLSLPFWAVYHSSEWIFGGLLCKLVGGLYFVGFYSSILFLTLMTLDRYLVVVHALTSAKSRRNTYAVAASLVVWCVSILATVKEFVLYNVQKNEQSGMLCEETGFSKHILNTWQLVSYYQQFVLFFLFPLAVVLYCYTRITIRIIHTRMREKCRAVKLIFVIIVAFFICWTPYNVVIMLRAEHISRESDSCASELDYALYITRNIAYLYCCVNPVFYTFVGKKFRNHFRRLLAKRIPCLKEYVLTSQSSKTTSYRSPTTMHEY, from the exons ATGAGTcacaccagagtacccagaacaGCTTTCAGAGGCGTGAAAAGTTTAACTTACAGACTGAACAGATCCCTGTCTCGCGTTTATATCTGTCCGCTTGCGGCTCTTTGTCGGAGCATGACG AACTCGTCACAGATGGACCTTGAAGATTTATTTGAATTCTTCAACCACTCGGGTTACGGTGAGGAATATgacattaaaaatgattttgtgCTGTTATGCGAGAAAAAAGATGTGAACCGTTTCGGTGCGAAGCTCCTGCCAGCCTTCTATTACACCATCTTCATGCTGAGCTTGCTGGGAAATGGACTGGTCTTGTATATCATTCACAAATATGAGAAACTGAAGACGGTCACCAACATCTTTCTGCTGAACCTGGTCATCTCCGATCTGGTCTTTTCCTTGAGTCTCCCTTTTTGGGCCGTGTATCACTCGTCGGAATGGATCTTCGGCGGACTGCTTTGCAAACTGGTGGGCGGCCTTTACTTTGTGGGATTCTACAGCTCCATCCTCTTCCTGACGCTCATGACTTTGGACAGGTACCTGGTGGTGGTGCACGCCCTCACCTCCGCCAAGAGCCGGAGGAACACGTACGCCGTCGCGGCCTCTCTGGTGGTCTGGTGCGTCAGCATTCTAGCCACAGTCAAGGAGTTTGTTCTGTACAACGTGCAGAAGAATGAGCAGAGCGGCATGCTTTGTGAGGAGACCGGCTTTTCCAAACACATCCTCAATACGTGGCAGCTTGTAAGTTACTATCAGCAGTTCGTGCTGTTTTTCCTGTTCCCACTGGCTGTCGTTCTCTACTGTTACACTCGAATAACCATCAGGATTATTCACACACGAATGAGGGAGAAATGCAGAGCTGTGAAGCTGATATTTGTGATTAtcgtggcatttttcatatgctgGACTCCTTACAACGTTGTTATTATGCTGAGAGCTGAGCACATCTCCAGAGAGTCTGATTCCTGCGCCTCCGAGCTTGACTACGCTTTGTATATCACCCGCAATATCGCCTACCTGTACTGCTGCGTAAACCCTGTCTTCTACACCTTCGTGGGGAAAAAGTTCCGGAATCATTTCCGAAGGCTGCTCGCGAAGCGCATTCCCTGTTTAAAGGAATATGTGTTGACAAGTCAGAGTAGTAAGACAACATCGTACAGGAGCCCAACAACCATGCACGAATACTAA